From the Helianthus annuus cultivar XRQ/B chromosome 17, HanXRQr2.0-SUNRISE, whole genome shotgun sequence genome, the window AGCCTATCCTGTAGCAATACTACCCTCAGGATGACTACGAGTTCTTACAAAACCTTTCAAGACACCCATATACCTTTCAAAAGGGTACATATAACGCAAAAATACAGGACCACAAGCCTTGATTTCTCCAATGATATGAATCACCAGATGAACCATCACATCAAAAAAGGACGGTGGAAAGTACTTTTCTAGTTCACACAACGTGATGATAATTTCTTTTTGCCATACATCCAATTCCTCAGGATCAATAACTTTTGACTGAATcatgttaaaaaacaaacaaagtttTGTGATCGTGTGTCGTGTGCTCTCTAGTAACAATCCACGGATAGCAATAGGAATCATATGTGTCATTAAAACATGGCAATCATGAGACTTCATACCAATTAATTTACGGTCTTTCATCGACACCAACCTTCCAATGTTTGCAGAGTAGCAAGATGGAACTTTAATATTGTGTAAACATGTACAAAACTTTGTTTTATCTTCCTTTGACATTGTATAACACGCAGGTGGCAGATAAATACGATTACCTTTATCAACAGGGGCAAGCTCTTTACGTATTCCCATTTCTTCCATATCTTTACGAACATTGATACCATCTTTAGTTTTTCCGGGAATGTCTAATAATAATCCTATCAAGCTATCACATACATTTTTCTCGATATGCATAACATCTAGACAATGCCTAACTTGTAAATGTCTCCAGTATGGTAAGTCCCAAAAGATTGATCTTCTTTTCCAATTAACACCTTGCTTTACACGAGTTCTTTTTCCCAACACGGTTTCTAGATTTGTAACTCGTGAAAATGCATCAAAATTCTTGGGTGCTTTTCCAGTCTCGGTACTTCCATTAAAGTCCTTTGTGTTAAACCGATAATTGTGACCACGCGGAAGGAACCTTCGGTGTCCCATGTATACCGTTTTTCTGCAATTATTTAACCACACCGAACTTGTCTCGtcttcacaaacaggacaagCTTTTTTACCTTTCGTACTATATCCTGATAAATTAGCGTACGCTGGGAAATCATTTATGGTGCAAAAAATCATGGCACTCAATTTAAAATATTCCTTCTTATAAGCATCATACACATCTGCTCCAGAACTCCATAAAGTTTTTAGGTCATCAATCAGAGGGGACAAATAAGTATCAATCTTATTACCAGGTTGTTTTGGACCCTGAATCAACAACGGCATCATTATGTATTTTCGTTTCATGCATAACCACGGTGGAAGATTGTAGATGCAAAGAAGAACCGGCCACGTACTATGACCACTACTAGCGTTTCCGAAAGGATTGAATCCATCGGAACTAAGCCCAAACCTTATGTTCCTAGCCTCGTTACTGAATTCTGGATATTTCCTATCAAAATTTCTCCATTGAATCAAATCTGCCACATGTCTTAATTTCCCATCTTTTATACGCTCATCAGAATGCCAATGTAACAGTTTTGCTTCTTTCTCGTTTGAAAATAATCGTTTTAGTCTTGGTATAATTGGAAAATACCACATTACTTTGGCCAGTGGTCCATTTTTCGTCACATCATTATGATATTCACCAGTTTTACTTTTTCTCTTGTACCTAGATTCGTCACATACAACACATTTATGACTGCCCTCATACTCATTTCTATACAAGATGCAATCATTCGGGCATGCATGTATTCTTTCCACTTCCAATCCTATTGGATTCATCATTTTTTTGGCTTGGTAAAATGAAATTGGTAACTCGTTATCTTTCGGAAGTATGTCATGCAAAACAACTAATAGATCTGTGAGACTTGTATCGCTCCATCTGTTTTTTGATTTCAAGTTAAATAGCTTCAACACAGCTTCAAGTTTTGAAATC encodes:
- the LOC110924742 gene encoding uncharacterized protein LOC110924742, whose product is MFKDLENDIDDDDYIKLQHLIEDAQKPLYSDCEISKLEAVLKLFNLKSKNRWSDTSLTDLLVVLHDILPKDNELPISFYQAKKMMNPIGLEVERIHACPNDCILYRNEYEGSHKCVVCDESRYKRKSKTGEYHNDVTKNGPLAKVMWYFPIIPRLKRLFSNEKEAKLLHWHSDERIKDGKLRHVADLIQWRNFDRKYPEFSNEARNIRFGLSSDGFNPFGNASSGHSTWPVLLCIYNLPPWLCMKRKYIMMPLLIQGPKQPGNKIDTYLSPLIDDLKTLWSSGADVYDAYKKEYFKLSAMIFCTINDFPAYANLSGYSTKGKKACPVCEDETSSVWLNNCRKTVYMGHRRFLPRGHNYRFNTKDFNGSTETGKAPKNFDAFSRVTNLETVLGKRTRVKQGVNWKRRSIFWDLPYWRHLQVRHCLDVMHIEKNVCDSLIGLLLDIPGKTKDGINVRKDMEEMGIRKELAPVDKGNRIYLPPACYTMSKEDKTKFCTCLHNIKVPSCYSANIGRLVSMKDRKLIGMKSHDCHVLMTHMIPIAIRGLLLESTRHTITKLCLFFNMIQSKVIDPEELDVWQKEIIITLCELEKYFPPSFFDVMVHLVIHIIGEIKACGPVFLRYMYPFERYMGVLKGFVRTRSHPEGSIATG